A portion of the Drosophila sechellia strain sech25 chromosome 2R, ASM438219v1, whole genome shotgun sequence genome contains these proteins:
- the LOC6607975 gene encoding inner centromere protein yields MEDILGVLGSLSDLRRELEVLRKAHFEELDHLFYGTGQPEAEVKPRDSAPAAKSQENSSVTPQQTKKRPKRLTSLAEDQNEPEAPDATANNTSARQSTRVSNSQLLAIAEDEHNSTASLMPPPPVPVSADTTFGSGRPQRAAKLKTEKLLKEPSLNRKMRRPSSEELVKVKVESEQRVSQFNSSTSAQASEEIKLAEPELEEPAEAAETAEEQKPPEEASVTEDVNTTKTLRVKVKREKLSTEAVAPLTNAVSAANVTTVSSVTAEAARPDDTVASNTTTSTEVSKKVRKKKKDVESHRPIKVERFSDLDKSSPVSSRTRKCSTDSRTVQERSIYKDALEDPPVAEPSVAAVAPPAVNETVTISNATLVLGPAPTSDSPIGPAGDATFEVHSSDKKQPLSKQDSLLTEDESVEEKLPTTKLLSSSKAIKLPTRTHELFNPLLQSPVKMRVEAFENAANAQNSMRPKRGKDVQGTPGSNNTPKIGKLPAPTVGRFFTPTQTTSTLPLSSAQPKKGPASASKATSLLKTATGTNLRSVNSTSTKTLSRENSGDDFRKGLHNLAEERKKLREQKHQQAAQQREAKERERAERMAKLAAERAKKQEERKRIEERKRQELEELQRKMRQQEEAEALKKAKLKELEQQKLQQLTGAKPKKMLPPPPKTKYTWEMLHEDDSTDDEGKVTHKRPPAPTWSRSHVRGEAIAMQSHCPTDIIDSFFSVAPTTPDLKQIFPNIDPSQLKRNSSVLWSTPPRYSELPKY; encoded by the exons ATGGAGGACATCTTGGGCGTGCTGGGCTCGCTATCGGACCTGCGCAGGGAGCTCGAGGTCCTGCGTAAG GCCCACTTTGAGGAGCTGGACCACCTCTTCTACGGCACAGGCCAGCCGGAGGCGGAGGTCAAACCTAGGGACAGTGCTCCTGCAGCGAAGAGTCAGGAGAACTCATCGGTGACGCCGCAGCAGACGAAAAAGCGCCCCAAGCGACTCACCTCACTGGCCGAGGATCAGAATGAGCCCGAGG CTCCAGACGCCACGGCCAACAACACGTCGGCCCGTCAAAGCACTCGGGTCAGCAACTCCCAGCTCCTGGCTATCGCCGAGGACGAGCACAACTCTACGGCCTCGCTGATGCCGCCTCCGCCTGTGCCCGTCTCGGCGGACACCACCTTCGGCTCCGGAAGGCCACAGCGCGCCGCTAAGCTGAAGACTGAGAAATTACTCAAGGAGCCCTCGCTCAACCGTAAGATGCGGCGGCCCAGCAGCGAGGAGCTCGTAAAGGTCAAGGTTGAGAGCGAGCAGCGAGTCTCCCAGTTCAACAGCTCCACCAGTGCACAGGCGTCAGAGGAAATTAAACTGGCGGAGCCAGAACTAGAAGAgccagcagaagcagcagaaaCAGCAGAGGAGCAAAAGCCTCCGGAGGAGGCCTCAGTCACAGAGGACGTGAACACCACGAAGACACTCCGCGTGAAGGTAAAGCGCGAGAAACTCAGCACCGAAGCAGTGGCCCCGTTAACCAATGCGGTCTCCGCGGCAAATGTGACCACCGTCTCCTCTGTAACAGCGGAGGCAGCACGACCGGACGATACGGTGGCCAGCAACACAACGACATCCACGGAGGTCTCCAAGAAGGTCcgcaagaagaagaaggacgtTGAAAGCCACCGACCCATCAAGGTGGAACGATTCAGCGACCTTGATAAGAGCTCGCCAGTCTCGTCGCGCACGCGCAAGTGTAGCACCGATTCGCGAACGGTTCAGGAGCGATCCATATACAAGGACGCACTCGAGGATCCGCCCGTTGCAGAGCCATCAGTGGCTGCAGTTGCTCCGCCTGCTGTCAATGAGACCGTGACGATTTCCAACGCCACCCTGGTACTGGGTCCTGCGCCGACGAGCGATAGTCCCATAGGACCTGCTGGAGATGCCACTTTTGAGGTGCACTCCAGCGACAAGAAGCAACCTTTGAGTAAGCAAGACAGCCTTCTAACGGAGGACGAGTCGGTGGAGGAGAAGCTGCCGACGACCAAGCTGCTCTCGAGCAGCAAGGCTATAAAGCTGCCTACCCGCACACATGAGCTCTTCAA CCCACTGCTTCAGAGTCCGGTGAAAATGCGCGTCGAGGCATTCGAGAATGCGGCAAACGCACAGAACAGCATGCGCCCTAAGCGGGGAAAAGATGTG CAAGGCACGCCAGGATCAAACAACACTCCCAAGATTGGCAAGCTGCCTGCTCCGACTGTTGGACGCTTTTTCACGCCCACTCAAACGACCAGCACGCTGCCATTAAGCTCGGCGCAGCCCAAGAAGGGACCTGCCAGCGCGTCTAAGGCCACTAGTCTGCTGAAGACCGCCACCGGTACGAACCTAAGGTCTGTCAACTCCACGTCCACAAAAACGCTGTCGCGCGAGAACAGCGGAGACGACTTCCGCAAGGGCCTGCACAACCTGGCGGAGGAGCGCAAGAAGCTGCGCGAGCAAAAGCACCAGCAGGCTGCGCAGCAGCGCGAAGCCAAGGAGCGGGAGCGGGCAGAGCGTATGGCCAAGCTGGCCGCCGAGCGCGCCAAGAAGCAGGAGGAGCGAAAGCGAATTGAGGAGCGCAAACGACaagagctggaggagctgcagcGGAAGATGCGCCAGCAAGAGGAAGCCGAGGCGCTCAAGAAGGCCAAGCTCAAGGAGTTGGAGCAGCAGAAGCTGCAGCAGCTAACCGGCGCCAAGCCCAAGAAGATGCTACCGCCGCCGCCGAAAACCAAGTACACATGGGAGATGTTGCACGAAGACGACTCCACAGACGACGAGGGAAAGGTCACCCACAAGCGTCCCCCAGCGCCCACCTGGAGTCGAA GCCACGTAAGGGGAGAGGCAATTGCTATGCAGAGTCACTGCCCAACCGACATCATCGACAGCTTCTTCTCGGTGGCGCCCACCACCCCGGACCTGAAGCAGATATTCCCGAACATCGATCCCAGCCAGCTGAAGCGAAACTCCAGCGTGCTGTGGTCCACGCCGCCGCGCTATTCCGAGCTGCCGAAATACTAG
- the LOC6607973 gene encoding trichohyalin gives MRLFLIGLLALGSARAFSVIRTQPHPQLVAYAPARGEFPVVSGLAQGYVRYYDSTGAERLLPYNYPEPLNGIRDLSTSSLVRSGEEQESQQIALFRAWCEQRYQAMRVELDRLQAQGLKPTPSMLAQFEPLEQIVKFSAFEAVPGLTPEVQRARDEQLRIWNEARLEVLRAEQAQQLLGQSPEYQYKKEKIPAMYAQPLQQQIVPSQENILIKSTTQDAPQPVEETPEVKLARQEHLKQFNEALLRQPAQESIILKAVPGIKQPIASQPQPIIKSTTTTFETQPAALPQGIFQRGSFTDQQTPQPIDETPEVKKAREEHLKLFNEALLRQPAAPAETILKTTTTKHDQRQAFTFPEKKAPQPIQETPEVLRAREEHLKQFNEAILRQSVDIQQQPLLSTASIVPFAPQPIFKSPIAEVPQPAEDTPEVKLAREQHLLLLNQAKIQAEDKVADIADMIRLEEREAEKERLQELELRKQEEKEAEIELQKEADRRLEEIRILEADRLKIEQEDRQRLESEKQELLQSKATFAATVPEKDTPEYLRKAEQFKIINNQVQPQQQPNIVTQQQQVQNGFFLRIQTNQPNTIQPSPVPVSTPGLVLAEPGSNPFLVRYTTKSAAVPLPLQTLQPLPTPIASELKQQVTYSSTSSSELDKATREHFRAHEIALEQLRLANLRSPWTPDCQH, from the coding sequence ATGCGACTATTCCTGATCGGCTTGCTGGCCCTGGGTTCCGCGAGGGCCTTCTCTGTGATCCGCACCCAGCCGCATCCGCAGCTGGTGGCCTACGCCCCGGCCAGAGGCGAGTTCCCGGTGGTGAGTGGCCTAGCCCAGGGCTACGTCCGCTACTACGATAGCACGGGAGCAGAGCGACTGCTGCCCTACAACTACCCGGAACCGCTGAACGGCATCCGGGATCTGTCCACCTCTAGTCTAGTCCGCTCCGGTGAGGAGCAGGAGAGCCAACAGATCGCCCTGTTCCGTGCCTGGTGCGAGCAGCGCTACCAGGCCATGCGCGTAGAACTGGATCGCCTGCAGGCCCAGGGCCTGAAGCCCACACCCAGCATGCTGGCTCAGTTCGAGCCTCTGGAGCAGATCGTCAAGTTTTCCGCCTTCGAAGCCGTTCCCGGACTGACGCCGGAGGTCCAGCGGGCCCGGGATGAGCAGCTACGCATCTGGAACGAGGCCAGGCTGGAGGTACTGCGTGCCGAACAGGCTCAGCAGTTGCTCGGCCAGTCCCCGGAGTATCAGTACAAGAAGGAGAAGATCCCTGCCATGTACGCCCAGCCTCTGCAGCAGCAGATTGTCCCAAGCCAGGAGAACATACTGATCAAATCCACCACTCAAGATGCGCCTCAACCCGTTGAGGAGACACCGGAAGTGAAATTGGCCCGCCAGGAACATCTGAAGCAGTTCAACGAGGCCCTCCTCCGGCAGCCTGCCCAGGAATCCATCATCCTTAAGGCCGTTCCTGGAATTAAGCAGCCAATCGCGAGCCAGCCTCAGCCGATCATCAAGAGCACCACAACCACCTTTGAGACCCAGCCAGCTGCCCTACCTCAGGGAATCTTCCAGAGGGGCAGCTTCACAGATCAGCAGACCCCACAGCCCATTGACGAAACTCCAGAAGTGAAAAAAGCTCGCGAGGAGCACCTCAAGCTGTTCAACGAGGCCCTGCTCCGTCAACCAGCTGCCCCAGCAGAAACCATTCTGAAGACGACGACCACTAAGCACGATCAGCGCCAGGCCTTCACCTTCCCAGAAAAAAAAGCTCCTCAACCTATCCAGGAAACTCCAGAGGTTCTGCGCGCTCGGGAGGAGCATCTGAAGCAGTTCAACGAGGCCATCCTGCGACAGTCAGTCGACATCCAACAGCAGCCCCTGCTTTCAACCGCATCCATTGTTCCGTTTGCTCCTCAACCCATTTTCAAGAGCCCCATTGCCGAGGTACCACAGCCCGCCGAGGACACTCCGGAAGTCAAGCTGGCCCGTGAGCAGCACTTGCTGCTCCTCAACCAAGCGAAGATACAGGCCGAGGACAAGGTGGCCGACATTGCCGACATGATCCGCCTGGAGGAGCGCGAGGCGGAGAAGGAGCGTCTGCAGGAGCTGGAACTGCGCAAGCAGGAGGAGAAGGAAGCCGAAATAGAGCTCCAGAAGGAGGCAGATCGTCGGCTCGAGGAAATCCGCATTCTGGAGGCCGACCGTCTGAAGATCGAGCAAGAAGATCGCCAGCGGTTGGAGAGTGAAAAGCAGGAGCTCCTCCAGTCGAAGGCCACCTTCGCCGCCACCGTGCCCGAGAAGGACACTCCTGAATACCTGCGCAAGGCGGAGCAGTTCAAGATCATCAACAACCAGGTGCAGCCCCAGCAGCAGCCCAACATCGTgacccagcagcagcaggtgcaaAATGGCTTCTTCCTGCGCATCCAAACCAACCAGCCCAACACCATCCAGCCATCCCCGGTGCCAGTGAGCACTCCTGGCCTAGTGCTTGCCGAGCCGGGCTCCAATCCCTTCCTGGTTCGATACACCACCAAGTCAGCAGCGGTGCCGCTTCCTCTGCAGACGCTTCAGCCTCTGCCCACTCCCATTGCCTCCGAACTGAAGCAGCAGGTCACTTACAGCTCCACGTCCTCCAGTGAACTGGACAAAGCCACCCGGGAGCACTTCCGGGCCCACGAGATCGCCCTGGAGCAGCTGCGTCTGGCCAACCTGCGGAGCCCCTGGACCCCCGACTGCCAGCACTAG
- the LOC6607974 gene encoding peregrin has protein sequence MGLDFDAVEYCKGVKTQQSQPPFACPVRGCDRSYKTIMGLQYHLMKYDHDNPQPLTPVLTPSRKKARSRSGGHHSTPRPHKDHPTPGGGGAEARNGCSSASAGGGSASGVSARQYANPESLVSYNEEEATVTFNLDGKSVRLGIDDALPLVEDEEFAALVARGCILNADAPPLEENAPWARVQVPVARVVEIPDYRVSDAPPRPLAYYRFIEKSLEELDGEVEYDVDEEDSAWLEHMNEERQRLGLNAVGIDTMELLMDRLEKESHFQAAANGTPTGVEVDDDAVCCICLDGECQNTNVILFCDMCNLAVHQDCYGVPYIPEGQWLCRRCLQSPSKPVNCVLCPNAGGAFKQTDHGQWAHVVCALWIPEVRFANTVFLEPIDSIETIPPARWRLTCYVCKEKGLGACIQCHRNSCYAAFHVTCAQQAGLYMTMDTVKDGHNDSSMHVQKFAYCHAHTPADAKLKMNVPDFEDTRHKMKEARKALAKKRSTAPVVLIPTIPPDRVQEIATMVTMQRKKEFLDRIIAYWTLKRHYRNGVPLLRRLQSQGNNHGVIQRNGIEGSPDTGELYRQLKYWQCLRQDLERARLLCELVRKREKLKVAFVRISEEVVMLQLNPLEAALNKLLDALEARDSMQIFREPVDTSEVPDYTDIVKQPMDLGTMRAKLKECQYTSLEQLEADFDLMIQNCLAYNNKDTVFYRAGIRMRDQAAPLFVQVRKELQRDGLLARSQRYHVDHVEEEVEQELRLLLAAPASEDIVQKLLILADKSQVLKNPTYRTKKIKQIRLEISRMRKSLQKARFAARHSSHANQSQSDDEDNLGGSPSKKRTRKRFNSSGVDMELGHDDDDEEEDSDEDSMGEDNVSKDLLNSTQTPPCSPIKSLNNSSSPVGINRRTAILLTRKAQAALKRPSEPLTTPVKEEQHNSQSSNTQSTSGSSSSATTAATAASSGAGTLNHVLSSAPPTVSSFALTQNNSSGGGALASGTGIGGSSSAGAAAAASLTSTALAMNSKLSANLPVKSPKRPGRYRRVPEVRHSSSMSPKKSPNPAVTVSQALPIPETLPFERIPDSFRVYRANNQRDVSDSDDAPSQSSSPCSSCSDFSMSGSCSDFDSDEASEGDADGDPDRDGGRSRSEERDSTSQEGTTDAMDLQHASLNNVQGNNGNMAISSSSGGSGGSSSDDDEDEERPLSARQNKSLKVGTRGTATPTTIARAVALSAGRGRGKRRSNLSESTSSTATPPPLRRAGKLRSATPNASPLVNNIKARRNTTAVGSAPLTNNNRSKHSEDSASSERHNNHSHGQKPALEPLQLVWAKCRGYPWYPALILDPKTPKGFVYNGVPLPAPPTDVLALRKNCLDEIVFLVLFFDVKRTWQWLPANKLDILGIDKQLDQQKLVESRKPAERKAVKKAYQDALHYQSQVSDLEGQGPDPIM, from the exons ATGGGCCTCGACTTTGACGCAGTGGAGTACTGCAAGGGGGTGAAGACCCAGCAGTCCCAGCCGCCTTTCGCCTGTCCCGTCCGCGGCTGCGACCGCAGCTACAAGACCATCATGGGTCTGCAGTACCATCTTATGAAGTACGACCACGACAACCCACAGCCGCTCACGCCCGTGCTGACTCCGAGTCGCAAGAAGGCGCGCTCACGCTCCGGCGGCCACCACTCCACGCCTCGTCCGCACAAGGATCACCCTACGCCGGGTGGCGGCGGAGCTGAGGCCAGAAACGGCTGCTCCTCGGCCAGTGCAGGAGGTGGATCAGCGAGCGGAGTCAGCGCCCGGCAGTACGCCAATCCAGAGTCTCTTGTGTCCTACAACGAGGAGGAGGCCACGGTGACGTTTAATCTGGACGGGAAGAGCGTGCGCCTGGGCATCGACGACGCCTTGCCGCTTGTGGAGGACGAGGAGTTCGCCGCCCTGGTGGCCAGGGGCTGTATTCTGAATGCCGACGCACCACCGCTAGAGGAGAACGCGCCCTGGGCAAGGGTCCAGGTGCCCGTGGCCAGGGTGGTAGAGATTCCGGACTACCGAGTGTCCGACGCCCCGCCACGCCCGCTTGCCTACTATCGCTTCATCGAGAAGTCGCTGGAGGAACTGGACGGCGAGGTGGAGTACGACGTGGACGAGGAGGACTCCGCCTGGCTGGAGCACATGAACGAGGAGCGCCAGCGACTCGGCCTGAACGCCGTGGGCATCGACACGATGGAGCTGCTGATGGACCGGCTGGAGAAGGAGTCGCACTTCCAGGCGGCGGCCAACGGCACACCCACAGGCGTCGAGGTGGACGACGACGCAGTCTGCTGCATTTGCCTCGACGGCGAATGCCAAAACACCAACGTGATACTTTTCTGCGACATGTGCAACCTGGCGGTACACCAGGACTGCTACGGTGTCCCCTATATCCCGGAGGGCCAGTGGCTGTGCCGCCGATGCTTGCAGTCACCCAGTAAGCCTGTGAACTGTGTGCTCTGTCCGAATGCGGGCGGCGCATTCAAGCAGACGGACCACGGCCAGTGGGCGCACGTGGTGTGTGCGCTGTGGATACCGGAAGTGCGGTTCGCCAACACCGTCTTCCTAGAGCCAATAG ATTCAATTGAGACCATTCCCCCCGCTCGTTGGCGACTCACCTGCTACGTGTGCAAGGAGAAGGGCCTGGGGGCCTGTATCCAGTGCCACCGGAACAGCTGCTACGCCGCCTTCCACGTTACATGCGCACAGCAAGCGGGCCTCTACATGACCATGGACACGGTTAAGGACGGACACAACGATTCGTCCATGCATGTTCAGAAGTTTGCctactgccacgcccacacgccAGCGGACGCCAAGCTCAAGATGAACGTGCCTGACTTCGAGGACACGCGCCACAAGATGAAGGAGGCGCGCAAGGCTTTGGCCAAGAAGCGCTCCACAGCGCCCGTGGTGCTGATTCCGACTATTCCGCCGGACCGCGTTCAGGAGATAGCCACCATGGTGACGATGCAGCGCAAGAAGGAGTTCCTTGACCGCATTATCGCCTATTGGACGCTTAAGCGACACTACCGCAACGGGGTTCCCCTTCTACGACGCTTGCAGAGCCAAGGGAACAACCACGGCGTGATTCAGCGCAACGGCATTGAAGGATCGCCGGACACCGGCGAGCTGTACCGCCAGCTTAAGTACTGGCAGTGCCTTCGGCAGGATCTGGAGCGAGCGCGCCTCCTGTGCGAGCTGGTGCGCAAGCGCGAGAAGCTGAAAGTGGCTTTTGTTCGCATTTCCGAGGAGGTGGTCATGCTGCAGCTTAATCCGCTGGAAGCGGCACTGAACAAGCTGCTCGATGCTCTGGAGGCGCGAGACAGCATGCAGATTTTCCGAGAGCCGGTGGACACCAGCGAGGTGCCCGACTACACCGACATTGTGAAACAACCCATGGATCTGGGCACAATGAGGGCTAAGCTGAAGGAGTGTCAGTACACGTCGCTGGAGCAGTTAGAAGCTGACTTTGACCTGATGATTCAGAACTGCTTGGCGTACAACAACAAGGATACGGTGTTCTATCGTGCTGGAATCCGGATGCGCGACCAGGCTGCGCCGCTCTTTGTCCAGGTAAGGAAGGAGCTGCAGCGGGATGGCCTGCTGGCGCGATCACAGCGCTACCACGTCGACCACGTGGAAGAGGAGGTGGAACAGGAGCTACGCTTGCTGCTGGCGGCGCCGGCCAGCGAGGACATCGTTCAGAAGCTGCTCATTCTAGCCGACAAGTCGCAGGTGCTGAAAAACCCGACGTATCGCACCAAGAAAATAAAGCAGATTCGGTTGGAGATTTCTCGAATGCGCAAAAGCCTCCAGAAGGCGAGATTCGCAGCA CGTCACTCCTCGCACGCTAACCAATCCCAAAGCGACGATGAAGACAACTTGGGCGGTTCACCTTCTAAGAAGCGCACCCGAAAGCGATTCAATAGCAGTGGGGTGGACATGGAATTGGGgcacgatgatgatgatgaagaagaGGATTCGGATGAGGACTCAATGGGTGAGGATAATGTGTCTAAGGACCTGCTCAATTCCACGCAAACGCCGCCCTGCAGCCCCATTAAGAGTTTAAACAACAGCAGCTCTCCCGTAGGCATCAATCGAAG AACCGCCATATTGTTAACGCGCAAGGCACAGGCTGCCCTGAAGAGACCGTCGGAGCCTTTGACGACGCCTGTGAAAGAGGAGCAGCACAATTCGCAGTCGTCTAACACGCAATCCACCAGCGGTAGCTCATCCTCCGCCACCACGGCGGCCACGGCCGCGTCAAGTGGAGCGGGCACCCTGAATCACGTCCTGTCCTCCGCACCGCCAACTGTCTCCAGCTTCGCGTTGACGCAGAACAACAGCAGTGGCGGTGGCGCTCTGGCGTCGGGAACTGGAATAGGAGGGTCGTCCTCCGCGGGAGCCGCTGCAGCGGCGAGCTTGACCTCTACGGCCCTCGCAATGAACAGCAAGCTAAGCGCGAATCTGCCTGTGAAGTCGCCCAAAAGACCAGGACGCTATCGTCGGGTGCCGGAAGTGAGGCACAGCTCCTCCATGTCACCAAAGAAGTCGCCCAATCCGGCGGTGACAGTCAGCCAGGCGCTACCCATTCCCGAGACCCTACCCTTTGAACGAATACCGGACAGCTTTCGGGTGTATAGAGCCAACAATCAGCGCGACGTTAGTGACAGCGACGACGCTCCCTCGCAGTCGAGCAGTCCGTGCAGCAGTTGTTCAGACTTCAGCATGTCGGGCAGCTGCTCTGACTTTGACAGCGATGAGGCTAGCGAAGGCGATGCGGATGGAGATCCTGACAGAGATGGCGGAAGGAGTCGCAGCGAGGAAAGGGACTCCACATCGCAGGAGGGCACCACAGACGCCATGGACCTGCAGCACGCCAGCCTTAACAATGTTCAGGGAAACAACGGCAACATGGCCattagcagcagcagcggaggAAGTGGTGGCAGCTCCAGCGACGATGACGAGGATGAGGAGCGGCCACTGAGCGCGCGACAGAACAAGTCGTTGAAGGTGGGAACGCGAGGCACGGCCACTCCTACGACAATAGCACGAGCAGTAGCTTTGTCAGCAGGACGGGGACGTGGCAAGCGGCGAAGCAATCTCAGCGAGTCCACCAGCTccacggccacgcccccgccaCTGCGAAGAGCTGGCAAGCTGCGGTCGGCCACGCCCAACGCCTCTCCTCTGGTGAATAATATCAAGGCGCGTAGGAACACCACGGCGGTTGGCAGTGCACCTCTCACGAATAATAACCGCAGCAAGCACAGTGAGGATTCCGCCTCGTCGGAGAGGCACAATAACCACTCGCACGGCCAGAAGCCGGCGCTGGAGCCGCTTCAGCTGGTTTGGGCCAAGTGCCGCGGCTATCCCTGGTATCCCGCACTCATCCTTGATCCCAAGACGCCCAAGGGATTTGTGTACAATGGAGTGCCGCTCCCCGCCCCACCCACCGATGTGCTGGCGCTGCGGAAGAACTGTCTGGACGAGATTGTGTTCCTGGTGCTTTTCTTCGATGTGAAGCGCACCTGGCAGTGGCTGCCGGCCAACAAGCTGGACATCCTCGGGATCGACAAGCAGCTCGACCAGCAAAAGCTGGTGGAGTCGCGAAAGCCGGCGGAGCGGAAGGCCGTAAAGAAGGCGTACCAGGACGCGCTACACTACCAGAGCCAAGTCTCCGACTTGGAGGGCCAAGGACCCGATCCGATCATGTGA